From the Ferrigenium kumadai genome, one window contains:
- a CDS encoding flagellar hook assembly protein FlgD, whose product MVDNVQNSGSAADIYAAINAKAKAGSTTDASGVANTQDRFLKLLVTQMKNQDPLNPMDNAQVTSQMAQLSTVSGIDKLNATLQALSSSMMSSQSMQAAAGMIGHGVLVPGKGVDLSNGTAYGGADLTQSVDKLDVSIYDKAGALVRNISLGSQPVGLVNWQWDGRNDAGIKVADGSYTFTVNATQSGNKVDAATLQFGMVNSVTQDAQGLALSVGQLDGIAMSQVRQIV is encoded by the coding sequence ATGGTCGACAATGTACAAAATAGCGGTTCGGCAGCGGATATATACGCTGCAATCAACGCAAAGGCGAAAGCGGGTTCCACCACGGACGCGTCCGGCGTGGCGAATACACAGGACCGTTTCCTGAAGCTGCTGGTCACGCAGATGAAGAACCAGGATCCGCTGAACCCGATGGATAACGCCCAGGTGACTTCGCAGATGGCGCAGCTCAGCACGGTGAGCGGCATCGACAAGCTGAATGCCACCCTGCAGGCGTTGAGCAGCAGCATGATGTCCAGCCAGTCGATGCAGGCGGCGGCCGGCATGATTGGCCATGGCGTGCTGGTGCCGGGCAAGGGCGTCGATCTGAGCAATGGCACGGCCTACGGCGGCGCCGATCTGACACAGTCCGTGGACAAGCTGGACGTTTCCATCTACGACAAGGCCGGTGCGCTGGTGCGCAACATCAGCCTGGGCTCGCAGCCGGTGGGTTTGGTGAACTGGCAGTGGGATGGCCGTAACGATGCCGGCATCAAGGTGGCGGATGGCAGCTACACCTTCACCGTGAATGCCACGCAGTCAGGCAATAAGGTGGATGCGGCGACGTTGCAGTTCGGCATGGTGAATAGCGTTACGCAGGACGCACAGGGGTTGGCGTTGAGCGTTGGGCAGCTGGACGGCATTGCGATGTCACAAGTCAGGCAAATTGTTTAA
- a CDS encoding flagellar hook protein FlgE — protein sequence MAFQQGLSGLNASAKQLDTIGNNVANANTVGFKQSQAQFADLYATSLAGSGALQVGTGVKVANITQQFTQGNITNTSNSMDTAISGQGFFRMVDQNGAIVYSRNGQFQLDKNGFIVNNQGHQVTGFAAVNGRISGAQPTPIQISSADLTPKQTSNLAAGGVPIGAGLNLDSRSTFPTGLTQAKVVGNAAAGLTIPAGATLSATVDGVASGAVTIPAGTYTTSAALASAVQTAMNASAALVAAGKTVVVTADAAGILTMASGSAGTASTITAPAGTAAATLFGAAPVLTATGTGVFNPLDPATYNNSTSLTVYDSLGSSHIASLYFQRVASNTWNTYLTVDGAQLPAAGTPMTTLTFNTLGQLTGPAAVPPLSIGQVTSASFTPAGAAPQTLTFDFAKSSQYGGNFGVNSMTQDGYTSGRLSSFATSSDGTILGRYTNGQTRPLGQIALANFTSPQGLQPLGNNSWAETASSGGPLVGAPGSSSLGVLQSSATEDSNVDLTAELVNMITAQRVYQANAQTIKTQDAVLQTIVNLR from the coding sequence ATGGCTTTTCAGCAAGGATTAAGCGGACTGAATGCATCGGCCAAGCAACTGGATACCATCGGCAATAACGTGGCAAACGCCAATACCGTCGGTTTCAAGCAATCCCAGGCGCAATTTGCGGATTTGTATGCGACTTCCCTCGCAGGTTCGGGGGCGTTACAGGTGGGGACCGGGGTCAAGGTCGCCAACATTACCCAGCAATTCACCCAGGGCAATATCACCAATACCAGCAACTCCATGGATACTGCAATCAGCGGCCAGGGGTTCTTTCGCATGGTGGACCAGAACGGCGCCATCGTGTACAGCCGCAATGGCCAGTTCCAGCTGGACAAGAACGGTTTTATCGTCAATAACCAGGGCCATCAGGTGACCGGGTTTGCAGCCGTCAACGGCAGGATTAGCGGTGCACAGCCGACACCGATACAGATTTCCTCTGCCGATCTGACACCTAAACAGACCTCTAATCTTGCTGCCGGCGGTGTGCCGATCGGGGCCGGTTTGAATCTGGACTCGCGCTCAACTTTCCCGACCGGCCTTACTCAGGCTAAGGTGGTGGGAAACGCCGCCGCCGGCCTGACCATCCCGGCAGGCGCTACGCTCAGTGCCACGGTGGATGGCGTGGCATCCGGCGCCGTGACCATTCCGGCGGGCACCTATACTACTAGCGCAGCTTTGGCGAGCGCGGTGCAGACGGCAATGAATGCAAGCGCAGCGCTGGTCGCTGCAGGCAAGACGGTAGTAGTGACGGCGGATGCGGCCGGCATCCTTACCATGGCATCCGGTTCTGCCGGCACCGCATCTACCATCACCGCACCGGCCGGTACGGCGGCGGCTACGCTGTTCGGCGCAGCCCCCGTGTTAACTGCCACTGGAACCGGCGTGTTCAATCCTCTCGATCCGGCAACCTACAACAATTCCACTTCGTTGACGGTATATGACAGTCTGGGAAGCAGTCACATAGCTTCGCTGTACTTCCAGAGGGTTGCATCCAACACCTGGAACACTTACCTCACGGTGGACGGTGCTCAACTCCCGGCTGCGGGAACCCCGATGACGACGCTTACCTTCAATACCCTGGGGCAATTGACCGGCCCTGCTGCGGTGCCTCCGCTCTCGATTGGCCAGGTGACTTCGGCATCGTTCACCCCGGCCGGCGCGGCACCGCAAACACTGACGTTCGATTTTGCAAAATCCTCGCAATACGGCGGCAATTTCGGTGTGAACAGCATGACCCAGGACGGGTATACCTCCGGCCGTTTGAGCAGCTTTGCCACCAGCTCGGATGGCACGATACTGGGACGGTATACCAACGGTCAGACGCGCCCTCTGGGGCAGATAGCATTGGCGAACTTTACCAGTCCGCAAGGCCTGCAGCCACTGGGTAACAATTCCTGGGCGGAAACTGCATCTTCCGGCGGCCCCTTGGTCGGCGCGCCCGGTTCGAGCAGTCTCGGGGTGCTGCAGTCTTCCGCGACCGAAGATTCCAACGTGGACCTGACCGCAGAGCTGGTGAACATGATCACCGCACAACGCGTCTATCAGGCGAACGCGCAGACCATCAAGACGCAGGACGCGGTGCTGCAGACCATAGTTAACTTGCGCTAA
- the flgF gene encoding flagellar basal-body rod protein FlgF, with protein MDRLIYTAMTGASHVLQQQAAVSENLSNANTPGFRATLNTFRAVPLVGEGLPTRTFVVDSTAGSDFTPAAFQPTGRELDVAVNGAGWLVVQGPDGKEAYTRNGSFQITPNGVLQTRTGLNVVGDAGPITIPPDTGVTFAKDGTISTVPTDPAQAKSAVTLGRLKLVSPDPAQLERGGDGLFRLKSGPAAAANDKVEVVAGNLEGSNVNTVEAMVSMISLARKFDMQMKMLQSADNNAQRASQIMSLAG; from the coding sequence ATGGACAGACTGATCTACACCGCGATGACCGGTGCTTCACATGTGCTGCAGCAGCAGGCTGCGGTGTCGGAGAATCTGTCCAATGCCAACACGCCGGGTTTCCGTGCCACGCTGAACACCTTCCGTGCCGTGCCATTGGTGGGCGAGGGTTTGCCGACCCGCACCTTTGTGGTGGACTCTACCGCGGGTTCGGATTTCACTCCGGCGGCCTTTCAGCCGACCGGACGCGAGCTGGACGTGGCGGTGAACGGGGCGGGCTGGCTCGTCGTGCAGGGGCCGGACGGCAAGGAGGCCTACACGCGCAACGGCAGTTTCCAGATCACGCCGAACGGCGTGCTGCAGACCCGCACCGGCCTGAACGTGGTCGGCGACGCTGGCCCGATCACCATCCCTCCCGACACAGGAGTCACCTTCGCCAAGGACGGCACCATATCCACGGTTCCGACCGATCCGGCTCAGGCCAAATCGGCGGTCACGTTGGGCAGGCTGAAACTGGTCAGTCCGGACCCGGCCCAGCTCGAGCGCGGCGGCGACGGCCTGTTCCGCCTGAAGAGCGGTCCCGCAGCTGCCGCGAACGACAAGGTGGAAGTGGTGGCGGGTAACCTGGAAGGCAGCAATGTGAACACCGTGGAAGCGATGGTCTCGATGATCTCGCTGGCGCGCAAGTTCGATATGCAGATGAAGATGTTGCAAAGCGCGGACAACAACGCGCAACGGGCCAGCCAGATAATGAGCCTTGCCGGCTAA